In Bacteroidota bacterium, a genomic segment contains:
- a CDS encoding porin family protein yields the protein MKKYLSSAIAFVIMLGTVQSQHTNIGIKGGLNGYTVKGNSNANYTPKLGLNLGVLAHIHLSKKFALQPEIVFSVQGTKYTSNGKNVDLQLKYVNIPILFQYMFENGFRLELGPQVGILTGAKNKVDDFKTNVNSSFKSVDLGLAVGMSYVRPATGFGFDIRYNHGLTNINTNNTFNTFNRGVQVGLFYLFQHKA from the coding sequence ATGAAAAAATATCTCTCTTCAGCAATCGCTTTCGTCATCATGTTGGGTACAGTTCAGTCGCAACATACAAATATTGGAATAAAAGGCGGCCTAAATGGTTACACCGTAAAAGGAAACAGCAATGCCAATTACACTCCGAAACTAGGTTTGAACCTTGGTGTTCTTGCACATATTCATTTAAGCAAAAAATTTGCACTTCAACCTGAAATAGTTTTTTCAGTTCAAGGAACCAAGTATACAAGTAATGGTAAAAACGTGGATCTCCAATTGAAGTATGTCAACATACCTATTCTTTTTCAATACATGTTTGAAAATGGTTTTAGATTGGAATTGGGACCACAAGTGGGTATTTTAACTGGTGCCAAAAATAAGGTTGATGATTTTAAAACGAATGTAAACTCTAGTTTCAAAAGCGTTGACCTTGGATTGGCTGTAGGAATGAGTTACGTGAGACCCGCTACAGGATTTGGATTTGATATAAGATACAATCATGGACTTACCAATATCAATACAAACAATACATTCAATACTTTTAATAGAGGTGTTCAGGTGGGCTTGTTTTA